In one Arachis duranensis cultivar V14167 chromosome 9, aradu.V14167.gnm2.J7QH, whole genome shotgun sequence genomic region, the following are encoded:
- the LOC107466990 gene encoding uncharacterized protein LOC107466990 has protein sequence MAGGNHPKPPPSSSSHRKSRWESNANNVKSPADPQPNNDPKNPKPSPKTKPTFALPPDYHHLPPARPPIDLPSAGGAPFDNRFPSPSSRFDRPRHPDYRNLPPEASGKRKFGDEDGGGGRDELARQREQLLRNANLNNGFSAAGPSELRPNKQIRVDGVVAGGGGLGVKHHQQVGQENLKKAFLHFVRLINENPSQKKSYLEDGKQGRIQCIACGRSAKDFPDTHALIMHTYNSDTADLRVDHLGLHKALCVLMGWNYSKPPDNSKAYQFLSADEAAANQDDLIMWPPLVIIHNTNTGKNKEGRMEGLGNKTMDNIIRELGCVSGKSKSLYGRDGHLGITLVKFTGDQSGLKGATQLAEHFEKEKHGRKDWARVQPVITFGKEDENNPNLVKVDEKKGDKRRVLYGYLGTAFDLDKVDFDTRKKAVIESRREYKQSV, from the exons ACAATGTTAAATCTCCGGCGGATCCCCAACCGAATAACGATCCCAAGAATCCCAAACCCTCCCCTAAAACCAAACCAa CCTTCGCCCTCCCACCCGATTACCACCACCTCCCTCCAGCTCGGCCCCCCATTGACCTCCCTTCCGCCGGCGGAGCTCCATTTGATAACCGGTTCCCTAGCCCCTCCTCTCGATTCGACCGCCCTAGGCACCCTGATTACCGGAACCTGCCCCCAGAAGCTTCCGGGAAGAGGAAGTTTGGTGACGAGGATGGTGGCGGCGGACGGGACGAGCTCGCCAGGCAAAGGGAGCAGCTCTTGCGGAACGCGAATCTCAATAATGGGTTTTCTGCTGCTGGTCCCAGTGAATTGAGGCCTAATAAGCAGATAAGGGTTGATGGGGTTGttgctggtggtggtggtttgGGTGTGAAGCACCACCAGCAGGTTGGTCAGGAAAATTTGAAGAAGGCGTTTCTTCATTTCGTTAGATTGATTAACGAGAACCCCAGCCAGAAGAAGTCTTACTTGGAAGATGGAAAGCAAGGGCGAATTCAGTGCATTGCTTGTGGCAG GTCAGCTAAAGATTTTCCAGATACTCATGCTCTCATTATGCACACTTACAACTCAGATACTGCTGATTTGCGTGTTGATCATTTGGGGTTACACAAAGCTCTGTGTGTCTTAATGGGTTGGAACTACTCAAAGCCTCCTGATAACTCAAAAGCATATCAGTTTCTTTCTGCTGATGAAGCAGCAGCAAATCAGGATGATCTGATCATGTGGCCGCCACTGGTGATTATTCATAACACAAATActggaaaaaataaagaaggtcGTATGGAGGGTTTGGGAAACAAAACAATGGACAATATAATTAGAG AGCTTGGATGTGTGAGTGGCAAATCAAAGTCATTATACGGAAGAGATGGTCATTTGGGCATAACACTGGTTAAATTTACTGGGGATCAATCAGGCCTTAAGGGGGCCACGCAGCTTGCAGAACACTTTGAGAAGGAAAAGCATGGGCGCAAAGATTGGGCCCGTGTACAGCCTGTCATAACATTTGGGAAGGAGGATGAGAACAATCCAAACCTTGTAAAGGTGGATGAGAAAAAAGGAGATAAAAGGAGGGTGTTGTATGGCTATCTAGGAACTGCTTTTGATCTTGACAAAGTTGATTTTGACACAAGGAAGAAGGCAGTCATAGAGAGCAGGAGAGAATACAAACAATCCGTGTAG